A single Nostoc sp. PCC 7107 DNA region contains:
- a CDS encoding esterase-like activity of phytase family protein: MKIVRKISDIPKIFYVGIAILISILLIINFSTNAVEISSINFIGEATLAKGLSFQKTEVGGLSGITYDAKNDLYYAISDDRGQKAPARFYTFKIDLSKGLLENGDVIPVGVTMLLNQNAQNFPPRITDTEGITLTDKDTIFISSEGDVEKLINPFIQEFSLSSGRTITTLPIPKKFLPDKMGKIGIRNNLAFESLTITPNNQYLFTATENALIQDGSVAKPNVGTPCRILQYNLLTQQPEREFLYHTEPVAPLLDITGKFASGLPDLLALDNQGHFLSLERSFTGLGFAIFLFQLSFADADDIHNINSLLTTSQKIHPVTKKILLDLRTLDVALDNIEGLTLGPWLPNGQRSLILVSDNNFNSLQRTQFLAFQLTIEPPIIRWFRRILNFS; the protein is encoded by the coding sequence ATGAAAATAGTGAGAAAAATCTCGGACATTCCCAAGATTTTTTATGTAGGAATTGCTATTTTAATTAGCATACTTTTAATTATAAATTTTTCCACTAATGCTGTTGAAATCAGCAGTATAAATTTCATCGGAGAAGCAACATTAGCCAAAGGATTATCTTTCCAAAAAACCGAAGTTGGTGGTTTATCGGGTATCACCTACGATGCTAAAAATGACCTTTACTATGCTATTTCTGATGATAGGGGACAAAAAGCACCTGCTAGGTTCTATACTTTCAAAATCGATTTGAGTAAAGGTTTGCTAGAAAACGGTGATGTTATACCTGTTGGGGTAACAATGCTGTTAAATCAAAATGCTCAAAACTTTCCGCCCAGAATAACCGATACAGAAGGGATTACTTTAACTGATAAAGATACTATCTTCATATCTTCTGAAGGTGATGTTGAAAAATTAATTAATCCTTTTATTCAAGAGTTTTCCTTATCTTCTGGTAGAACAATTACAACACTACCCATACCAAAAAAATTCTTACCAGATAAAATGGGTAAAATTGGTATACGTAATAATTTGGCGTTTGAAAGTCTGACTATTACACCCAACAATCAGTATTTATTCACAGCAACTGAAAATGCCTTAATTCAAGATGGGTCAGTGGCGAAACCAAATGTTGGTACACCTTGCCGAATTTTGCAATATAACTTGCTTACTCAGCAACCAGAAAGAGAATTCTTGTACCACACTGAACCAGTTGCACCATTACTAGACATAACGGGTAAATTTGCTAGTGGCTTACCAGATTTACTCGCCTTAGATAATCAAGGACACTTCTTGAGTCTAGAAAGGTCTTTTACTGGGTTAGGTTTTGCCATTTTTCTATTTCAACTTTCCTTCGCCGATGCTGATGATATTCACAATATCAATAGCCTTTTAACAACCTCTCAAAAGATTCACCCAGTTACAAAAAAAATCTTGTTAGATTTGCGAACCTTGGATGTAGCCCTAGATAATATTGAAGGCTTAACACTCGGCCCTTGGCTACCTAATGGACAGCGTTCATTAATTCTTGTCAGCGATAATAATTTTAATTCTCTACAACGTACTCAGTTCTTAGCTTTTCAACTCACAATTGAACCACCAATTATCAGATGGTTCCGCCGAATACTAAATTTTTCCTAA
- a CDS encoding DUF642 domain-containing protein — MLKKLLITTFSTALMSLAIAGSASAASLNLLVNGSFESPDIRPRSYTTANPIPGWSLTPDSAPGSGIEIQDNVAGSPFAGSQFVELDGRATSGIFQNISTVVGRQYQLSFAFSPRSGERDNRLNVFWDGATVANLTASGAGRSNTNWNVFTYNLVANDTITTLRFDNFGELSNTRGTYIDDVSVVAVAVPEAGSILGVLMVGVFGASSAIKRKHA; from the coding sequence ATGCTTAAAAAACTTTTAATTACTACATTTAGTACAGCATTGATGTCTCTGGCAATCGCTGGATCAGCATCAGCAGCTAGTTTAAACTTACTTGTTAACGGTAGTTTTGAATCCCCAGACATTCGTCCCAGAAGCTACACAACCGCTAACCCTATTCCTGGATGGAGTCTTACGCCTGACTCTGCTCCCGGTTCTGGTATTGAAATTCAGGATAATGTTGCCGGAAGTCCATTTGCTGGTAGTCAATTTGTTGAGCTTGATGGTAGGGCTACATCGGGAATTTTCCAGAATATCTCCACAGTCGTTGGTCGTCAGTACCAGTTGAGTTTTGCCTTTTCACCACGTTCTGGGGAGAGAGACAATAGACTAAATGTTTTTTGGGATGGAGCGACCGTTGCAAATTTAACAGCTAGTGGTGCGGGGCGTTCTAATACGAATTGGAACGTTTTTACTTACAATTTAGTAGCAAATGACACTATAACCACTTTAAGGTTTGATAACTTCGGTGAGTTGTCTAATACCAGAGGAACTTATATTGATGATGTTAGTGTTGTTGCTGTTGCTGTTCCTGAAGCAGGATCTATCCTGGGCGTGCTAATGGTGGGCGTTTTTGGGGCTAGTTCAGCTATCAAGCGTAAACATGCTTAA
- a CDS encoding TM0106 family RecB-like putative nuclease, whose protein sequence is MLINAEHLLQYQRCKRRPILDINTDKNQRDAPNDLLTKLQQDKIAYHRGILAEFDYEQPQYPPGNREAAQAATLELMQRGVEYIYHGVLLSNYQDWVETTSEEYTILSRPDLLIKQPGESCFGDWMYVPANMELGKRPKQEYQVVAAFHTQALATVQGVTPDKAWLILRTKDVSYSVDLVKWTPQMLQILAEFIQALESSEAPEMFISRQKCNLCHWHSQCYAIAQAKQHLSLLPGVTPIRYAQLQELSLTTLESLANASPTTLEDLPGFDSVVATKLIIQAQAVIEKRPLILPTSLPSTELAFTSPVELYFDIEAQPDLDLDYLLGVLVVDRQNNTQQFYSFLAETPADEELIWQQFLDLVWQYPDAPIYHFCVYEFDTVKRLAKLYRTPKSLVNPVLYRFVDVYEQLIQSVALPVESYALKVIARWLGFEWRDKEASGAKCIYWYDQWLETGDRTFLDIIQRYNEDDCHATRSVKDWLANFFQNAHQVAIPKSS, encoded by the coding sequence ATGTTGATTAATGCTGAACACTTACTGCAATACCAACGCTGCAAACGCCGACCTATTTTAGATATTAATACTGACAAAAACCAGCGAGATGCACCTAATGACTTGTTGACTAAACTGCAACAAGACAAAATTGCTTATCATCGGGGTATTTTGGCAGAGTTTGACTATGAACAACCTCAATATCCTCCAGGAAATAGGGAAGCAGCACAAGCAGCGACTTTAGAATTAATGCAACGGGGAGTTGAGTATATTTATCATGGAGTGCTGTTAAGCAATTATCAAGATTGGGTAGAAACAACCAGTGAAGAATATACAATCCTCAGTCGTCCAGATTTACTAATTAAACAGCCAGGAGAATCTTGTTTTGGTGATTGGATGTATGTTCCGGCGAATATGGAACTGGGTAAGCGTCCCAAACAAGAATATCAAGTTGTGGCGGCATTTCATACCCAAGCTTTAGCAACCGTACAAGGAGTAACTCCCGATAAAGCTTGGTTGATATTGCGTACCAAAGACGTTAGTTATTCCGTAGATTTAGTGAAATGGACACCACAGATGTTACAAATTCTGGCGGAGTTCATTCAAGCGCTAGAGTCATCAGAAGCGCCAGAGATGTTTATTTCGCGGCAAAAGTGCAATCTTTGTCACTGGCATAGTCAATGTTACGCGATCGCCCAAGCAAAACAACATCTCTCATTATTACCAGGAGTTACACCTATTCGCTATGCCCAACTCCAAGAACTTTCTTTAACAACACTCGAATCTCTGGCTAATGCAAGCCCCACCACTTTGGAAGATTTGCCTGGGTTTGACAGTGTAGTAGCAACTAAGTTGATCATCCAAGCGCAAGCTGTGATCGAAAAACGTCCGTTAATTTTACCAACTTCTCTACCATCAACAGAACTCGCATTTACCTCACCTGTAGAACTGTATTTTGATATTGAAGCCCAGCCCGACTTAGATTTAGATTATCTTTTAGGTGTTTTAGTTGTTGACAGACAAAACAATACACAACAGTTTTATTCATTTTTAGCCGAAACACCCGCCGATGAAGAATTGATCTGGCAACAATTTCTCGATTTAGTTTGGCAATATCCCGACGCGCCAATTTATCATTTTTGTGTTTACGAATTTGATACAGTCAAACGACTCGCCAAGCTATACCGCACTCCTAAATCTTTAGTTAATCCCGTCTTATATAGATTTGTCGATGTATACGAACAGTTAATTCAAAGTGTCGCCTTACCTGTAGAAAGTTACGCCCTGAAAGTGATTGCGCGATGGTTAGGCTTTGAATGGCGTGATAAAGAAGCTAGTGGTGCTAAGTGCATTTACTGGTATGATCAATGGTTGGAAACAGGCGATCGCACTTTCTTAGACATCATCCAACGTTACAACGAAGATGACTGTCATGCTACTCGTAGCGTGAAAGACTGGCTGGCAAATTTTTTTCAGAATGCCCATCAAGTAGCAATACCTAAAAGCTCTTAA
- a CDS encoding aminotransferase class V-fold PLP-dependent enzyme, with protein MTSVSAIQTNLHRQREQFPALANKIYFNYGGQGPLPKKAMDAIIKTENHIQELGPFGNAVGRWIGSYTQTIKQAIASELNAPPETITFTENVTVGCNIPLWGIDWHPGDHLLLSDCEHQGVIAAAKEIGRRFHLEVTTCPLMATLNAGDPVAVVTENLRPNTRLVILSHVLWNTGQVLPLDKIIEVCRDNNSLVLVDAAQSVGLLPLNLTELGADFYAFTGHKWWCGPAGVGGLYVKPDALEKLAPTFIGWRGVIKDSQGQPIDLLPDGRRYEVGTSAYSFYAGLVEAIALHQQWGTAEERYRQICCNSEYLWRKLSALPQIKCLRTSPPESGLVSFQFVQHDSQTSFKLVQFLENNKIFTRTIAQPDCVRATVHYFTLESEIDQLVEQIEKFTQ; from the coding sequence ATGACCAGTGTTTCTGCTATCCAAACAAATTTGCATCGCCAGCGAGAGCAATTTCCCGCTTTAGCTAATAAGATTTATTTTAACTATGGTGGACAAGGGCCGTTACCTAAAAAGGCAATGGATGCCATTATTAAAACGGAAAATCATATTCAGGAACTAGGCCCCTTTGGTAATGCAGTTGGACGCTGGATAGGATCATATACTCAAACTATCAAACAAGCGATCGCATCGGAGTTAAACGCACCACCAGAAACCATCACCTTCACCGAAAATGTAACTGTGGGCTGTAATATTCCTCTATGGGGAATTGATTGGCATCCTGGCGACCATTTACTGCTGTCTGACTGCGAACATCAAGGGGTAATTGCCGCAGCGAAAGAAATTGGGCGGCGATTTCATCTGGAAGTTACCACTTGTCCGTTAATGGCAACTTTAAATGCAGGTGATCCTGTGGCGGTTGTTACCGAAAATTTACGCCCTAATACTCGTTTAGTGATTCTCAGCCATGTCCTTTGGAATACTGGCCAAGTTTTACCACTTGACAAGATTATAGAAGTATGCAGAGATAATAATTCTTTAGTATTAGTTGATGCTGCCCAGTCTGTGGGTTTATTACCTTTAAATTTAACTGAGTTGGGGGCTGATTTTTATGCGTTTACTGGGCATAAATGGTGGTGTGGCCCTGCTGGGGTGGGTGGGTTATATGTAAAACCAGACGCATTAGAAAAACTTGCACCAACGTTTATTGGTTGGCGTGGTGTAATTAAAGATAGTCAAGGTCAGCCGATAGATTTGTTACCAGATGGACGAAGATATGAAGTCGGGACATCGGCTTATTCATTTTATGCAGGATTGGTAGAAGCGATCGCACTTCATCAACAATGGGGTACAGCAGAGGAACGTTATCGGCAAATTTGCTGCAACAGTGAATATCTCTGGCGCAAATTATCAGCCTTACCACAAATCAAATGTCTGCGAACTTCTCCACCAGAAAGCGGTTTAGTTTCGTTTCAATTTGTGCAGCATGATTCTCAAACCAGTTTTAAATTAGTCCAATTTCTGGAAAACAACAAGATATTTACCCGCACAATTGCCCAGCCTGACTGTGTTCGCGCCACTGTTCATTATTTCACTTTAGAGTCAGAAATTGACCAGTTAGTTGAACAAATAGAGAAGTTTACTCAATAG
- a CDS encoding type I restriction enzyme HsdR N-terminal domain-containing protein, which produces MYIPNSLPLFIKWIQAFDIRILQTEEDVEKKFILPMFQYLGYPDLCRQSKYTLTSNNLENPAKQLKNAQIYFATDDVEQQNADTSLVIIIYLSPKTNYFQEAIAQAKFYSNYLKPLFLIITNGYSMKIFQCFQYHREELIFDSIIDTLRNSQTAETIYNHLNFNLIRNINKTTLTNFKHPQFSSIEKYLRRHTEFGNILEKAEFEPRLIKEYHHLVVIQPKVLIKCNLPQAFGKGNCLIQFSSVILRGLKITLNHQQILDQLMTGLHTKPEWNCRHFLKQINVDTFEADLGQTTLILSELEAADLCLCVDTICQEYKKRIIDFEDYLETWDFKFVEFPDIRGFHLFSVDVKLWKMIHNFIKKFNYTQGKSEWHLFDQVNISIRISRGIRDHAFIVPRLGNCYSALSNNQVDILYEINDIHIATLERSNLNSWQEDIGIRGTWTAKYTKNWLIEKCIPKVISYYSQEFQVLEFDLDKNILNYHSQHTTLKEMNEVKDLLPYLRDIQIWLQRYIENFAASSWQQYYQVFTDLVRNADSAIAGLDYITMNLQKILWANPSAEISREEIWHFKDAIYCLDTQVSQIKNCKYISSWEADLITRVFIWIIENGKINHSQGQLNVAKQALLPIWEECRFEMRHVYPYR; this is translated from the coding sequence ATGTATATTCCTAACTCGCTGCCATTATTTATTAAGTGGATACAAGCATTTGATATTCGGATTTTACAAACTGAAGAAGATGTAGAAAAAAAGTTTATTTTGCCGATGTTTCAGTATTTGGGATACCCAGATTTGTGTCGGCAGAGTAAGTACACTTTAACCAGTAATAATTTAGAGAACCCAGCCAAGCAACTCAAAAATGCTCAAATTTATTTTGCTACCGATGATGTTGAGCAACAAAATGCTGACACATCATTAGTAATTATTATTTATTTATCGCCTAAGACAAATTATTTTCAAGAAGCTATTGCTCAAGCTAAATTTTATAGTAATTATCTCAAACCTTTATTTTTGATAATTACTAATGGCTATAGTATGAAAATTTTTCAATGTTTTCAGTATCATCGAGAAGAACTAATATTTGATTCGATAATTGATACATTGAGAAATAGCCAAACAGCAGAAACTATTTATAATCATCTGAATTTTAACTTAATTAGAAACATCAATAAAACCACATTAACCAATTTCAAACATCCTCAATTTAGCAGTATAGAAAAATATTTAAGACGACATACAGAATTTGGCAATATTTTAGAAAAAGCCGAGTTTGAACCGCGTTTAATTAAAGAATATCATCACTTAGTTGTTATTCAACCAAAGGTTTTAATTAAGTGTAATTTACCACAAGCCTTTGGCAAAGGTAATTGCCTGATTCAATTTAGTAGCGTAATTTTAAGAGGTTTGAAAATTACCCTAAACCATCAACAAATCTTAGATCAATTAATGACAGGACTGCATACTAAACCTGAATGGAATTGTCGTCATTTTCTTAAACAGATAAATGTAGATACATTTGAGGCAGATTTAGGACAAACAACATTAATTTTGTCTGAATTAGAAGCAGCAGATTTATGTTTATGTGTAGATACTATTTGTCAAGAATATAAAAAGAGAATTATTGATTTTGAAGATTATTTAGAAACTTGGGATTTTAAATTTGTCGAATTTCCTGATATCAGAGGCTTTCATCTATTTTCTGTAGATGTGAAACTATGGAAAATGATACACAATTTTATTAAAAAGTTTAATTATACCCAAGGCAAATCTGAATGGCATTTATTTGACCAAGTAAATATCTCTATTCGCATCAGTCGAGGAATCCGCGATCATGCTTTTATTGTGCCACGACTCGGTAATTGTTACTCAGCATTATCTAATAATCAAGTTGATATCTTATACGAAATTAATGATATTCACATCGCCACTTTAGAAAGAAGTAACTTAAATTCGTGGCAAGAAGATATCGGGATAAGAGGAACATGGACAGCCAAATATACCAAAAACTGGCTAATAGAAAAATGTATCCCCAAAGTTATTAGTTATTATTCCCAGGAATTTCAAGTATTAGAATTTGATTTAGATAAAAATATCTTAAATTATCACAGTCAACATACAACTTTGAAAGAGATGAATGAGGTTAAAGATTTATTGCCATATTTGCGAGATATACAAATATGGCTACAAAGATATATAGAAAATTTTGCAGCTTCATCCTGGCAACAATATTATCAAGTATTCACCGATTTAGTCAGAAATGCTGATTCTGCGATCGCTGGTTTAGACTATATCACCATGAATTTGCAAAAAATCCTGTGGGCAAATCCATCAGCAGAGATATCCAGAGAAGAAATTTGGCATTTTAAAGATGCTATCTATTGTTTAGATACACAAGTTAGTCAGATAAAAAATTGCAAATATATTAGTAGCTGGGAAGCCGATTTAATTACACGAGTGTTTATTTGGATTATCGAAAATGGCAAAATAAACCATTCTCAAGGTCAATTAAATGTAGCCAAACAGGCATTGTTACCAATATGGGAAGAATGTCGCTTTGAGATGCGCCATGTATATCCTTATCGTTAG
- the purQ gene encoding phosphoribosylformylglycinamidine synthase subunit PurQ has translation MTKFGVIVFPGSNCDRDVAYITRDLLDQPTRMVWHQDTDIADLDVIIIPGGFSYGDYLRCGAIARFSPVMQQVIEHAQKGKFVLGICNGFQVLTEAKLLPGALTRNRDLHFICDRVPLKVENANTPWTKTYTSGEVITLPIAHGEGRFYADRDTLSDIEDNRQVVFRYAGENPNGSLNKIAGICNRQGNVLGMMPHPERASDAMLGNSDGLNLFQGLLEKVVAVV, from the coding sequence ATGACAAAATTCGGCGTTATTGTTTTTCCAGGGTCTAATTGCGATCGCGATGTTGCATACATCACCAGAGACTTGTTAGATCAACCAACGCGCATGGTTTGGCATCAAGACACTGATATTGCTGATTTGGATGTAATTATCATCCCAGGCGGCTTTAGTTATGGTGATTACCTGCGCTGCGGTGCGATCGCTCGGTTCTCGCCTGTAATGCAGCAGGTGATTGAACATGCACAAAAAGGTAAGTTTGTTCTCGGTATTTGTAACGGGTTTCAGGTATTAACTGAAGCTAAATTGTTGCCTGGGGCATTAACCAGAAATCGTGATTTGCATTTTATCTGCGATCGCGTCCCCTTAAAAGTTGAAAATGCCAATACTCCTTGGACAAAAACTTACACCAGTGGAGAAGTTATCACTCTCCCTATCGCCCACGGAGAAGGGCGCTTTTATGCTGATAGAGACACTCTCTCGGACATAGAAGACAATAGACAGGTGGTATTTCGCTATGCTGGCGAGAATCCTAACGGTTCACTCAACAAGATTGCGGGGATTTGCAATCGCCAAGGCAATGTCTTGGGAATGATGCCACACCCAGAAAGAGCATCTGATGCCATGCTAGGTAATAGTGATGGCTTAAATTTATTTCAAGGGTTGTTAGAAAAAGTTGTTGCTGTAGTGTAG
- the purS gene encoding phosphoribosylformylglycinamidine synthase subunit PurS, producing MQRKYLAKILVTLRPSVLDPAGVAVQSGLKQMGYDTVDHVRIGKYIEFTIISPDETKARQDLNIICDQMLANPVIENYRFDLIEVETQTGVF from the coding sequence GTGCAACGGAAGTATCTAGCCAAAATTCTCGTAACGCTTCGTCCTTCAGTCCTAGACCCTGCTGGTGTGGCTGTACAATCTGGTCTCAAGCAAATGGGATACGATACTGTTGACCATGTGCGGATTGGTAAGTACATAGAATTCACCATCATCTCCCCTGATGAGACAAAAGCACGTCAAGATTTAAACATCATTTGTGACCAGATGTTAGCAAATCCCGTGATTGAGAACTATCGGTTTGATTTAATTGAAGTCGAAACACAGACGGGAGTGTTTTAA
- a CDS encoding Fur family transcriptional regulator, protein MRAIRTRSQERILNLLKSMKQGISAQDIYIELRNRNQNMGLATVYRSLEALKLEGLVQVRTLANGEALYSLAQQDKHHLTCLQCGTSIPINQCPVHDLEDQLQTNHKFKIFYHTLEFFGLCGQCQVSE, encoded by the coding sequence ATGAGAGCTATACGCACCCGCAGTCAAGAGCGGATTTTAAACCTACTGAAAAGCATGAAACAAGGCATTTCCGCCCAAGATATTTATATTGAATTGCGGAATCGCAATCAGAATATGGGTTTAGCCACCGTTTATCGCTCCTTGGAAGCTTTAAAACTTGAAGGTTTGGTGCAAGTGCGGACTTTAGCTAACGGTGAAGCTCTCTATAGCCTAGCCCAGCAGGACAAACACCATCTCACTTGTCTACAATGTGGCACTTCCATACCCATTAATCAGTGTCCAGTTCATGACCTGGAAGACCAACTACAAACCAATCATAAATTTAAAATTTTTTACCACACCTTAGAGTTCTTTGGTTTGTGCGGTCAATGTCAGGTTAGTGAATAG
- a CDS encoding SPFH domain-containing protein, giving the protein MEQFFLLVFLALGGSAVAGSVRIINQGNEALVERVGSYNKKLEPGLNFVLPFLDKIVYQQTIREKVLDIPPQKCITRDNVSIEVDAVVYWRIVDMEKAWYKVENLQLAMTNLVLTQIRSEMGQLELDETFTARTQINELLLRDLDIATDPWGVKVTRVELRDLIPSKAVQESMEMQMSAERRRRAAILNSEGEREAAVNSARGKAEAQILDAEARQKSVILNAEAEQKAIVLKAQAERQQQVLKAQAIAESAEIIAQKINTNPNASKALEVLFALGYLDMGATIGKSDSSKVMFMDPRTIPATFEGIRSIVSDTKVDSSSWLGREMPEVNGQ; this is encoded by the coding sequence GTGGAACAGTTTTTTTTATTAGTCTTTTTAGCCCTTGGTGGCTCTGCGGTGGCTGGTTCTGTCAGAATTATTAATCAAGGTAATGAAGCTTTGGTAGAAAGAGTGGGGAGCTATAACAAAAAGCTAGAACCAGGACTTAATTTTGTTCTGCCATTTTTAGATAAAATAGTCTACCAACAAACCATCCGCGAAAAAGTCTTAGATATTCCCCCACAAAAATGTATCACCCGTGACAACGTTAGCATTGAAGTAGACGCAGTGGTGTACTGGCGGATTGTCGATATGGAAAAAGCCTGGTATAAGGTAGAAAATCTCCAGTTGGCAATGACAAACTTGGTACTAACTCAAATTCGCTCAGAAATGGGACAACTGGAGTTAGATGAAACTTTTACCGCCCGTACTCAAATCAATGAACTTTTGTTACGCGATTTAGACATCGCCACAGATCCTTGGGGCGTGAAAGTAACAAGGGTAGAACTGCGAGATTTAATCCCCTCCAAAGCAGTGCAAGAATCAATGGAAATGCAAATGTCCGCAGAACGACGCAGACGGGCGGCAATTTTAAATTCTGAAGGTGAACGGGAAGCAGCCGTCAATAGTGCTAGAGGTAAAGCGGAAGCCCAAATTTTAGATGCAGAAGCCCGGCAAAAATCCGTAATTTTAAACGCTGAAGCGGAACAAAAAGCGATCGTTCTTAAAGCCCAAGCCGAACGCCAACAGCAAGTTCTCAAAGCCCAAGCCATTGCTGAGTCAGCAGAAATTATCGCCCAAAAAATTAACACTAACCCCAATGCTAGTAAGGCTTTAGAAGTTCTGTTTGCTTTGGGTTATCTAGATATGGGCGCGACTATCGGTAAAAGCGATAGCAGCAAAGTCATGTTCATGGATCCTCGTACCATTCCCGCTACCTTTGAGGGCATTCGCTCCATAGTTTCTGATACTAAGGTAGATTCTAGCTCTTGGTTGGGTAGGGAAATGCCAGAGGTTAATGGGCAGTAG
- a CDS encoding NfeD family protein, with amino-acid sequence MPSFTLIWLLAGSVLCLSELFLPSAFVAFMMGISAFAVALLSQLGLSLWLQVAIWLLLSTMLVVLSRRFLQPRRRKSKIQDAIIAETLTEIPAGKTGRVLYEGNSWRAKCDDDKLDVAPHQRVYVVRREGTTLIVMPENLLHS; translated from the coding sequence ATGCCAAGTTTTACTTTAATTTGGCTCTTGGCTGGATCGGTTTTGTGTTTATCGGAACTGTTTTTACCATCAGCTTTTGTCGCCTTCATGATGGGAATTAGTGCCTTTGCTGTGGCGCTGCTGTCCCAACTTGGTTTAAGTTTATGGCTGCAAGTGGCGATTTGGTTATTGCTTTCTACAATGCTGGTGGTATTATCCCGGCGATTTTTGCAACCGCGACGACGCAAGTCAAAAATTCAAGATGCAATTATAGCTGAAACATTAACAGAAATTCCGGCTGGTAAAACGGGACGAGTGCTATATGAAGGCAATTCTTGGCGTGCTAAATGTGATGATGACAAACTCGATGTTGCTCCCCATCAACGAGTTTATGTAGTCAGAAGAGAAGGCACTACGTTAATTGTTATGCCAGAAAATTTATTGCATTCATAG